One segment of Carya illinoinensis cultivar Pawnee chromosome 1, C.illinoinensisPawnee_v1, whole genome shotgun sequence DNA contains the following:
- the LOC122317784 gene encoding cell wall / vacuolar inhibitor of fructosidase 1-like: MRNSISPISIFLLLVVLFPIFPPLTRCSILPLNESDNLIEEICKQTPHYDLCLSYLQSNPQSSNADAKGLAQIMGDILLACATEELNYIEGLIKQAPEPELERSLAYCAELYIQVVKYTLPQALDALSKGEYKFANYGIADAGKEAQTCEKKFSGSTDSPVTDRNNLVENLSEVAKAIINVLLKG; encoded by the coding sequence atgagGAATTCAATCTCTCCAatctccatctttcttcttcttgttgttcttTTCCCCATTTTCCCTCCATTAACCCGATGCTCCATCCTTCCATTGAATGAAAGTGACAATTTGATAGAGGAAATATGCAAGCAAACACCCCACTATGACCTTTGCCTCTCATATCTGCAGTCCAACCCTCAAAGCTCAAATGCAGATGCCAAAGGTCTAGCCCAAATCATGGGCGATATCCTCTTGGCATGTGCAACGGAGGAACTGAATTACATCGAGGGACTGATTAAGCAGGCCCCAGAACCAGAGCTAGAGCGATCCTTGGCTTACTGTGCAGAACTATACATCCAAGTTGTGAAGTATACTCTCCCACAAGCACTAGATGCTTTGAGTAAAGGTGAGTACAAGTTCGCCAACTATGGCATTGCCGATGCTGGCAAGGAGGCCCAAACATGCGAGAAGAAGTTCTCCGGTTCAACCGATTCACCGGTGACTGATCGGAACAATCTTGTTGAGAATCTCTCTGAAGTGGCCAAAGCCATTATCAATGTATTGTTGAAGGGTTAG
- the LOC122317792 gene encoding uncharacterized protein LOC122317792: MDHMTPRERDFEGDIESGLTVSEEESIKAPVLGATKQERTLLEKICGGFIDGPIKSEDKQSSCGDFSNSNGFSPENVRMVSNKILERVEDVDYVEITPVKDKRKKSSNKKPPKPPRPPRGPSLDAADQKLIKEISELAMLKRARIERMKALKKMKAAKSSSPNSSSIFAMVLTILFCLVIIFQGMSSSRKSPVNFQGSPVSAGPTDSGLISVQYYAFPSASEPNEPGSVSLNLVEQMAGSDPSEKLMRVVG, from the exons ATGGATCATATGActccgagagagagagattttgaagGTGATATTGAGAGTGGGCTCACAGTTAGTGAAGAAGAATCGATCAAAGCTCCTGTTTTGGGTGCTACAAAGCAAGAAAGGACATTGCTCGAGAAGATTTGTGGTGGGTTCATTGATGGGCCCATCAAGAGTGAAGATAAGCAGAGTTCATGTGGcgatttttcaaactctaatgGATTTTCTCCTGAGAATGTGAGGATGGTTAGCAACAAGATATTAGAGAGGGTAGAGGATGTAGATTATGTTGAGATAACACCAGTGAAGGATAAACGTAAAAAGTCGAGCAATAAAAAACCTCCAAAACCTCCGAGACCTCCCAGAGGTCCATCATTGGATGCAGCTGACCAGAAGCTAATCAAGGAGATCTCTGAACTTGCCATGTTGAAGAGGGCAAGGATTGAGCGAATGAAAGccttgaagaagatgaaagctgCTAAGTCATCATCTCCTAATAGCAGCAGCATATTTGCCATGGTGTTGACCATTCTCTTCTGTCTTGTAATAATCTTTCAAG GAATGTCGTCTAGTAGAAAATCACCTGTAAACTTCCAAGGGTCTCCTGTGTCAGCAGGACCGACAGACAGTGGTTTGATTTCTGTTCAGTACTATGCATTTCCGTCTGCTAGTGAGCCAAATGAACCTGGTTCTGTGTCTCTCAA TTTGGTAGAGCAAATGGCTGGTTCTGATCCATCGGAAAAGTTGATGAGAGTTGTGGGATGA